From a region of the Calditrichota bacterium genome:
- a CDS encoding T9SS type A sorting domain-containing protein: GGRAFLPALRADKNVRLPSAQVGGLIPVRLSLYALDGREVLRLHDGQLSPGSHTFALSHFGTFTLPSGIYFLRLQAGSYSRTVKAVLMR, encoded by the coding sequence TGGAGGGCGGGCATTCCTGCCCGCCCTAAGGGCGGACAAGAATGTCCGCCTTCCAAGTGCGCAAGTGGGGGGTCTAATCCCTGTCCGGCTCAGCCTCTACGCGCTCGACGGCCGTGAAGTCCTCCGCCTCCACGACGGGCAGCTGTCCCCGGGGAGCCATACTTTCGCACTTTCGCACTTTGGCACTTTCACACTTCCCTCCGGCATCTATTTTCTCCGCCTTCAGGCCGGCTCTTACTCCCGCACCGTTAAAGCCGTTCTTATGCGCTAA